From Ananas comosus cultivar F153 linkage group 8, ASM154086v1, whole genome shotgun sequence, one genomic window encodes:
- the LOC109714113 gene encoding L10-interacting MYB domain-containing protein-like: MMHLSYEMLLKDHVVSGFLKENIIWLTQAIQLDLDLYHLIEVLDIIYENGELVMDNEIRSNISSKKISAFKWNSIMSRFFIQFMAEQARQGMKIDKSFKPQTLNAAVVAVNEQFGCKITESNVRNHLRTLRARWLQIKQLKEKSGVGWDEKEKKIIMGEDEYKTYIQANPKDEPYINKPINDYEELALICGNDQATGKYTKQTDQALGVNLDGPSFINIDTTNEGDAGLDDIIFTESSQLPSTPKETTSTSSKGKNKRIGEKRLRDSETEVIRELATQVGQVATALKGTRSLQFSNELFQEVMKLPFSVEQLEDAYDFLMENDVQARCFMAKPLEMRMKWMQRFRRTRFYSDEDEPNP; the protein is encoded by the exons ATGATGCACTTGTCTTACGAGATGCTATTGAAAGACCATGTGGTCTCAGGGTTCCTCAAG GAAAATATTATCTGGTTGACGCAGGCTATTCAACTAGACCTGGATTTATATCACCTTATCGAAGTGTTAGATATCATTTACGAGAATGGGGAGCTC gtTATGGATAATGAAATACGTAGTAATATTAGCTCCAAGAAAATCAGTGCTTTCAAATGGAATTCTATTATGAGTAGATTTTTCATTCAATTTATGGCTGAGCAAGCTAGACAAGGAATGAAGATTGACAAGTCTTTTAAGCCTCAAACTCTCAATGCAGCGGTGGTAGCTGTCAATGAACAATTTGGATGTAAGATAACCGAAAGCAATGTTAGGAATCATTTGAGAACACTACGAGCGAGATGGTTACAAATCAAACAACTCAAGGAGAAAAGCGGTGTTGGGTGggatgagaaagagaaaaaaataataatgggaGAAGATGAGTACAAGACATATATTCAG GCCAATCCAAAAGATGAGCCATATATTAATAAACCGATCAATGATTATGAAGAGCTGGCTTTGATATGTGGCAATGATCAAGCGACGGGCAAATATACGAAGCAAACTGATCAAGCACTCGGTGTGAACTTAGATGGTCCTTCTTTTATTAACATTGATACAACTAACGAGGGTGATGCTGGTCTGGATGATATAATATTCACAGAATCCTCCCAATTACCTTCTACTCCTAAGGAAACTACATCAACCTCTTCAAAaggcaaaaataaaagaattggtGAAAAAAGGCTACGTGATAGTGAAACTGAAGTGATACGTGAATTAGCAACACAAGTAGGACAAGTCGCAACGGCCTTAAAAGGAACTAGATCTCTTCAATTTTCGAATGAGCTATTTCAGGAGGTAATGAAACTACCATTTTCAGTTGAACAACTCGAAGATGCTTATGATTTTTTAATGGAGAATGATGTGCAAGCTAGATGCTTTATGGCAAAGCCTTTGGAGATGCGTATGAAATGGATGCAACGCTTTCGGCGAACAAGATTCTATTCTGATGAGGATGAACCAAATCCTTAG